One genomic segment of Impatiens glandulifera chromosome 6, dImpGla2.1, whole genome shotgun sequence includes these proteins:
- the LOC124943419 gene encoding pectinesterase inhibitor-like: MALSHFFNLGSFTLFLSLFLTLSSTYIKSTPLVSEICAQTQNPSQCNLVLGPAPGASTADLKGLGYISINIALTNAKQTLSYIESLVKQAIDKMLRNRYQTCVENYASTIDSLEQSKTFLNNGDIPSLRTFASAAFDGPETCNDSFEGPPAAPSKLNDDNRKLEGLVDILLTIGERLDEKNK; this comes from the coding sequence ATGGCTTTAtctcattttttcaatttaggTTCTTTTACGCTCTTTTTGTCACTATTCCTTACCCTCTCATCTACTTACATCAAATCAACCCCTTTGGTTTCTGAAATATGTGCCCAAACTCAAAACCCTTCTCAATGCAATCTAGTTTTGGGCCCTGCCCCAGGAGCCTCAACTGCAGATCTCAAGGGTCTAGGCTATATATCAATCAATATAGCTCTAACTAATGCCAAACAAACATTGTCATACATTGAGTCGCTCGTCAAGCAGGCCATCGATAAAATGCTCAGGAACAGATATCAAACGTGCGTTGAGAATTATGCATCAACCATTGATTCCCTTGAGCAAAGCAAGACATTTTTGAATAATGGAGACATTCCAAGTCTTCGAACCTTCGCATCGGCCGCATTTGATGGGCCTGAAACCTGCAATGACAGTTTTGAAGGACCACCAGCAGCCCCGTCCAAATTAAATGACGACAACAGAAAGCTCGAAGGTCTCGTTGATATTCTTTTAACGATTGGAGAACGTTtggatgaaaaaaataaatag